One genomic segment of Siphonobacter curvatus includes these proteins:
- a CDS encoding Gfo/Idh/MocA family protein, whose translation MEKKSPSRREFLKKGALSAAAFYIVPRHVLGKGFIAPSDKLNLAAIGAGGKGSSDIWNAYNNGAENVVALCDVDWNVAAQSVKRFPNAKRYQNYREMLDKEGKNIDAITISTPDNTHAVIAMAAMQAGKHVYVQKPLSHDIYEARMMTEAARKYKIVSQMGNQGASSVGSWQMVNWFNAGLIGTVNEVHIWTNRPVWPQGIPVPTGKHEMPEGLAWDQFIGPAQYVDYTPAYHPFKWRGWWNFGTGALGDMGCHLIDPAFRVLGLGYPTEVECSAGAVFTKDWTPEYIPEGCPPSSSVQLKFPETKKNKSEVTMYWSDGGIRAFHPDLIPADEPLGDADSANGVILMGSKGIMTCGTYGHAPKLYFNKKKMSEQDLAKYKWTETEIQKMPESGHQTSWVRACKEGFGSETHKKLTSSFDYSGPLTETVLMGNLAIRSYNVRKPNADGKGFAYPGRKKLLWDGPSMRITNFEDANQFVKREYRSGWSLGS comes from the coding sequence ATGGAAAAAAAATCTCCCTCTCGCCGCGAGTTTCTCAAAAAGGGAGCCCTGTCGGCAGCCGCGTTTTACATTGTCCCTCGTCACGTGCTGGGAAAAGGATTTATCGCTCCTTCGGATAAACTGAACCTCGCCGCTATTGGGGCCGGTGGAAAGGGATCTAGCGATATTTGGAATGCCTATAACAATGGAGCTGAGAATGTTGTAGCTCTTTGCGATGTAGACTGGAATGTAGCCGCTCAGTCCGTCAAGCGTTTCCCGAATGCCAAACGCTACCAAAATTACCGGGAAATGCTGGATAAAGAAGGCAAGAACATTGATGCCATCACCATCTCGACGCCCGATAACACGCACGCCGTAATTGCCATGGCTGCCATGCAGGCGGGTAAGCACGTCTACGTTCAGAAGCCCTTGTCGCACGATATTTACGAAGCCCGTATGATGACTGAAGCGGCTCGGAAGTACAAAATCGTGTCGCAAATGGGTAACCAGGGTGCTTCCAGCGTGGGTAGCTGGCAGATGGTCAACTGGTTTAACGCTGGTTTGATTGGTACGGTGAATGAAGTACACATCTGGACGAATCGTCCGGTATGGCCGCAAGGTATTCCGGTACCTACGGGCAAGCACGAGATGCCTGAGGGTCTGGCTTGGGATCAGTTTATTGGTCCGGCTCAGTACGTAGATTACACGCCAGCCTACCACCCCTTCAAGTGGCGGGGCTGGTGGAACTTTGGTACCGGAGCACTGGGCGATATGGGTTGCCATTTGATTGACCCGGCTTTCCGCGTACTGGGTCTGGGTTACCCAACAGAAGTAGAATGTTCGGCAGGTGCTGTATTCACGAAGGACTGGACGCCGGAATACATTCCCGAAGGTTGTCCTCCCTCAAGCTCCGTACAGCTGAAATTCCCCGAAACGAAAAAGAATAAATCAGAAGTTACCATGTACTGGTCGGATGGTGGTATTCGGGCGTTCCACCCGGATTTGATTCCCGCAGATGAACCCCTGGGGGATGCCGACAGTGCGAATGGTGTAATCCTGATGGGTTCAAAAGGAATTATGACCTGCGGAACCTACGGACATGCACCGAAGCTGTACTTCAACAAAAAGAAGATGAGCGAGCAGGATCTGGCCAAGTACAAGTGGACGGAAACGGAAATCCAGAAAATGCCTGAAAGTGGTCACCAGACTTCCTGGGTACGGGCCTGTAAAGAAGGATTTGGCTCAGAAACCCACAAGAAGTTAACGTCTTCGTTTGATTACTCCGGTCCGCTGACGGAAACGGTACTGATGGGTAACCTAGCTATTCGTAGCTACAACGTTCGCAAGCCGAATGCCGACGGTAAAGGTTTCGCCTATCCCGGTCGTAAGAAACTACTTTGGGATGGCCCATCCATGCGGATCACGAACTTCGAAGATGCCAACCAGTTCGTAAAACGCGAGTACCGCTCAGGCTGGTCATTGGGATCGTAA
- a CDS encoding sugar phosphate isomerase/epimerase family protein, producing MHQNRRSFLRNLGFAAVATTAASSTMDAWAETAAKKPFFEISLAEWSLHRALRSKKMTNLDFPVMAKKEFGISIVEYVNQFFMDKANDTAYLKELLQRCKDNGVKNHLIMCDGEGNLGDKDAAKRKKAVENHYKWVDAAKFLGCKTIRVNAAGEGTAEEVKKNAIEGLHQLSEFAAKTGINVIVENHGGYSSNGQWLSDVMKGVNLKNCGTLPDFGNFCMKHKAGNYFECEEEYDRYKGTEELMPFAKGVSAKVYNFDEKGDCVETDYSRIMNIVKKSGFRGIVGIEYEGDKLSEEEGIRKSKVLLEKWSTLA from the coding sequence ATGCATCAAAACCGACGTTCCTTCTTACGGAACCTGGGCTTCGCAGCTGTAGCTACTACTGCCGCTTCCTCAACGATGGATGCGTGGGCCGAAACGGCGGCCAAAAAGCCCTTCTTTGAAATCTCCCTGGCGGAGTGGTCCCTGCATCGGGCCTTACGCTCTAAAAAAATGACCAATCTCGACTTTCCGGTCATGGCTAAAAAGGAGTTTGGCATCAGCATCGTCGAATACGTCAATCAGTTTTTCATGGATAAAGCCAATGACACCGCTTATCTAAAGGAATTACTGCAGCGTTGCAAAGACAATGGGGTAAAAAATCACCTGATCATGTGCGATGGCGAAGGAAACCTGGGCGATAAAGACGCCGCCAAACGCAAAAAGGCCGTCGAAAATCACTACAAATGGGTGGACGCCGCCAAGTTTCTCGGCTGCAAAACCATCCGGGTAAACGCCGCGGGTGAAGGTACGGCCGAAGAGGTGAAGAAAAACGCCATCGAGGGCTTACACCAACTCAGCGAGTTTGCCGCTAAAACGGGTATCAATGTCATTGTCGAAAATCACGGTGGATACTCCTCCAACGGTCAGTGGCTGAGCGACGTCATGAAGGGCGTAAACTTGAAAAACTGCGGTACCCTTCCGGACTTCGGTAACTTCTGTATGAAACATAAAGCGGGCAATTACTTCGAATGCGAAGAAGAGTACGACCGCTACAAGGGTACGGAAGAACTCATGCCCTTTGCCAAAGGCGTATCCGCGAAAGTCTACAATTTTGACGAAAAAGGAGATTGCGTAGAAACGGATTACAGTCGAATCATGAACATCGTAAAAAAATCGGGCTTCCGGGGTATTGTCGGCATTGAGTACGAGGGCGATAAACTTTCGGAAGAAGAGGGCATTCGCAAGTCGAAAGTTCTGCTCGAAAAGTGGTCTACATTAGCTTAA